A region of the Oceanihabitans sp. IOP_32 genome:
TCGAAGTACTCCGGGCGATAAAAATACAGTATTTACGGCTTTTAAATTTGAAATATTATAGCCTAACTCCTCTTTAACTTCTCTTATCGCAGAAATTTCGGGTGTTTCGCCCTCATCAATATACCCACCACAAACCTCGATCGAATCGCCTTGATTAACACCCAAAATATATACAGGTATTCTAAACTGCTTAGATAAAATTACTTTTTTTGAGTCTTTATTGTAGAGAAGTACCGCAACACCGTCACTCTTACCGTAAATTTCACGCGAAATGCGTTTCCACCCCTTGTTTTTAAACTTAAAATCAAAATCTATACGTTCTAATGTTCCCCAAAAACTTGATAATAGTTTAGATGCTAGATTTTTAATTCGATTATCTTTTTCCATCATATATCCCATAAAATCATAAAAAAGCTTGCATCCACCTAAATTTTACCCAAACGCTTTAAAACGTAGAGCAGTATTATGGGTAATGCTAACAATATAACCATTAATAAATTGGTGTTAAACAACCAAGGCGACAATATTAATGTAATAATATAACCGCCAACCGCACCACCAAAATGCGCATCGTGACCAATATTACCTATTCTATTTTTCATACCATAAATAGAATACAATAAATACCCGATACCAAAAATATAAGCAGGGATTGGTATAGGAATAAAAACCATATACAAACTCATACCAGGTTGTAATAAAATGGCCGAGTAAATTACTCCAGATACCGCACCACTGGCACCTACCGCACTGTAATGATGTTCGTTTTTATGAAAATATAGCGATAATAAATTACCCAACAACAAACTGCCTAAATAAATGAGTACAAAATTAAATCTGTCCACATGGCGAATCACCACTTCTGCAAAAATGTAAAGCGAAAACATATTAAAAAACAAATGGGTTGTGTCTACATGCAGAAATCCAGAACTGAACATCCTAATTTTTTCGCCGCTTTTAATGGCACCAACATTAAACTTGTACTTCTCAAAAAAGCCATAATCACCAAAACCTTTAAAAGATATGATAACATTGGCGGCTATAATTA
Encoded here:
- a CDS encoding NUDIX domain-containing protein — encoded protein: MMEKDNRIKNLASKLLSSFWGTLERIDFDFKFKNKGWKRISREIYGKSDGVAVLLYNKDSKKVILSKQFRIPVYILGVNQGDSIEVCGGYIDEGETPEISAIREVKEELGYNISNLKAVNTVFLSPGVLRERVHLFIAPYTNADRVDDGGGLATENEEISVLEIALTKALKMMDAHEISDARTIMLLQYLKLKGL
- a CDS encoding rhomboid family intramembrane serine protease; this translates as MGKLDLVTIIIIAANVIISFKGFGDYGFFEKYKFNVGAIKSGEKIRMFSSGFLHVDTTHLFFNMFSLYIFAEVVIRHVDRFNFVLIYLGSLLLGNLLSLYFHKNEHHYSAVGASGAVSGVIYSAILLQPGMSLYMVFIPIPIPAYIFGIGYLLYSIYGMKNRIGNIGHDAHFGGAVGGYIITLILSPWLFNTNLLMVILLALPIILLYVLKRLGKI